From the Gramella sp. Hel_I_59 genome, one window contains:
- a CDS encoding SDR family oxidoreductase yields the protein MEDNIKGKVVIITGGSSGLGENTARHLASRGAKVVIAARRKEKLDAIAEDIRKDGGEALVVETDVTKREDLKNLIDLSKKEYGKIDVLINNAGLMAIAPLAEDKVEEWDKMIDINVKGVLYGISAALPVFQEQGFGHFINLSSVAGIKVFSPGGTVYSGTKYAVRAISDGLRHEVGGNIRTTTVEPGAIDSELKYGSSHDESSENVKEFYKQAIPGDSIARAIAYAIEQPKEVDVNEIVIRPTVQEF from the coding sequence ATGGAAGATAATATCAAAGGTAAAGTAGTAATTATAACAGGTGGTAGTAGTGGACTAGGGGAAAATACAGCCCGTCATTTAGCTTCACGAGGAGCAAAGGTAGTTATTGCTGCGAGACGTAAGGAAAAACTGGATGCCATTGCTGAAGATATCAGAAAAGATGGAGGTGAGGCGCTTGTAGTGGAGACTGATGTTACTAAAAGAGAAGACCTGAAAAATCTGATTGACCTTAGTAAAAAAGAATATGGCAAAATTGATGTTCTTATCAATAATGCCGGATTAATGGCTATTGCACCCCTTGCTGAAGATAAAGTGGAGGAGTGGGATAAAATGATCGATATTAATGTAAAAGGTGTGCTTTACGGAATTTCTGCAGCGCTCCCAGTGTTCCAGGAACAGGGATTTGGTCACTTTATAAATCTTTCTTCAGTTGCCGGAATCAAAGTATTTAGTCCTGGAGGAACCGTTTATAGCGGAACTAAATATGCAGTAAGAGCAATTTCTGATGGTTTACGTCACGAGGTTGGTGGGAACATTAGAACAACGACCGTAGAGCCAGGAGCTATAGATTCTGAATTAAAATATGGTTCAAGCCACGATGAAAGTTCAGAAAATGTAAAAGAATTTTACAAGCAGGCTATTCCTGGAGATTCTATTGCCAGAGCTATAGCATATGCCATTGAGCAACCAAAAGAGGTGGACGTGAATGAGATCGTAATTAGACCTACGGTTCAGGAATTCTAG
- a CDS encoding DUF3124 domain-containing protein encodes MTKTKYPNKHFFGLLIVFLALQACEDKKEISSIDPISWESRQIDIPQNDSLASGETYLSIYSEIYSQTEHITHDLTATISMRNTSRKDTIYVERADYYATNGKLIRTYFDAPIFIAPLETIEIVIDETDKSGGTGANFVFDWQADLNTTEPVFDAVMISTSGQQGLSFTTQGIRTK; translated from the coding sequence ATGACTAAAACAAAATATCCAAATAAACATTTTTTCGGCCTTTTGATAGTTTTTCTGGCGCTGCAAGCCTGCGAGGATAAGAAGGAGATCAGTTCTATAGATCCTATAAGTTGGGAATCGAGACAAATTGATATTCCGCAGAATGACTCATTGGCTTCCGGGGAAACTTATCTCTCTATTTATTCTGAAATTTATAGCCAGACAGAACATATCACTCATGATCTAACTGCGACCATTAGCATGAGGAACACCAGTCGGAAGGATACGATCTATGTTGAAAGAGCCGACTATTACGCCACCAATGGAAAGCTCATCCGAACTTATTTTGATGCTCCCATTTTTATCGCGCCACTGGAAACGATTGAAATTGTGATCGATGAAACCGATAAATCTGGTGGGACTGGGGCTAACTTTGTTTTTGACTGGCAGGCAGATTTAAATACAACCGAGCCGGTATTCGATGCTGTGATGATCTCCACTTCCGGGCAGCAAGGCCTTTCCTTCACTACACAGGGAATTCGTACTAAATAG
- a CDS encoding MarC family protein yields the protein MNEIITTIFFFIAVIDPLGSVPVYLEATKNIPEKKRKTVAIRASIIAFLILLFFIIVGQLVLDGMDVSLDAFQISGGVILFLFALTMIFGDGKPESEKGLIKDYKHVVIFPVAIPSIASPGAIMAVVLMTDNNLYTIQQQAVTTALVLVVIAITCILLLTANRVKDHVGEYGITVVSKIMGLILAAYATQSILAGLRDFFVVLK from the coding sequence ATGAACGAAATCATAACTACTATTTTCTTCTTTATTGCCGTGATCGATCCGCTTGGGTCGGTACCGGTTTATCTGGAAGCAACCAAGAACATTCCCGAAAAGAAACGTAAGACAGTAGCAATCAGAGCTTCCATCATTGCTTTTCTAATACTATTGTTCTTTATTATAGTAGGACAGCTTGTTCTTGATGGAATGGATGTTTCCCTGGATGCTTTCCAAATCTCAGGTGGTGTGATCCTTTTCTTGTTCGCGCTTACTATGATCTTTGGTGATGGAAAACCTGAATCTGAAAAAGGACTCATCAAAGATTATAAGCATGTGGTGATCTTTCCAGTTGCCATCCCATCTATTGCTTCTCCAGGTGCGATTATGGCGGTAGTGCTAATGACAGATAATAATTTATATACAATACAGCAGCAGGCTGTGACCACGGCACTGGTCCTAGTGGTTATTGCCATTACCTGCATATTGTTATTAACGGCCAATCGTGTAAAAGACCATGTGGGAGAATATGGTATTACCGTGGTAAGTAAGATCATGGGACTAATTCTGGCAGCCTACGCAACCCAATCCATACTGGCGGGATTAAGAGACTTTTTCGTAGTTTTAAAATAG
- a CDS encoding DUF4494 domain-containing protein: MSVVWYECKVKYRKTHETGESKVTTETYLLDAVSYTEAEARITEEMKTYTSEEFMITNIKVANLSEVHPFENSDRWFKSKVSLISYDDESGKERKSNLYMLIQANDVKEAYENTEQALQETMGDYSIPAITESPILDVFPYFSDEEEPTVTSEATENADEIKKSEVVEETEEVPSE; encoded by the coding sequence ATGAGCGTAGTATGGTACGAGTGCAAAGTAAAGTATAGAAAGACCCATGAAACCGGGGAAAGTAAAGTAACTACTGAAACTTATCTTCTGGACGCAGTTTCTTATACGGAAGCTGAAGCAAGAATCACAGAAGAGATGAAGACTTACACAAGTGAGGAGTTCATGATCACCAATATAAAGGTTGCAAATCTATCTGAAGTTCATCCATTTGAAAATTCAGATCGATGGTTCAAATCCAAGGTTTCGTTGATTAGTTATGATGATGAGAGTGGGAAGGAAAGAAAGTCCAATTTATACATGCTTATCCAGGCGAACGATGTAAAGGAGGCTTATGAAAATACGGAGCAGGCATTACAGGAAACTATGGGCGATTATAGCATTCCTGCAATTACTGAATCACCAATCCTGGATGTATTCCCATATTTTTCAGATGAAGAAGAACCAACGGTAACTTCTGAAGCAACTGAAAATGCAGATGAAATTAAGAAATCTGAAGTTGTGGAAGAGACCGAAGAAGTCCCTTCAGAATAA
- a CDS encoding glycosyltransferase family 2 protein has product MNTKKNYESIAEEEHASGINKFLPTKNPLNTWGIVVLISTFILMLGSAYLVYFLQSDFTEINTARMNTTWGYAFFILASALFLYRGAFFIYNLVLYFKYKPIESVSNEELPTCTVIVPAYNEGKQVYATLISLAESEYPTEKLQLLAIDDGSKDDTWSWMQEAKKVLGDRVAIYQQPENKGKRHALYRGFNLGTGEVFVTVDSDSVVNADTLRNLVSPFVVNEKCGAVAGNIRVLNNEKALLPKMLNVNFVLSFEFMRSAESTLESVLCTPGALAAYRASAVFECLPEWINQTFMGKPSDIGEDRAMTNMILKQGQHVLFQRNAYAYTNVPEQYKGLYKMFIRWGRSNVRENIAMSKYVFTQFREGSTLGSRLLFINQFLKIIMSYPLIMIMLFFVISHPLLFLSSTFLGIMVYSSFPVLFYAKRYKLSESLWAYSYSILHTFGLFWITPYAIATASRSGWLTRELSVKK; this is encoded by the coding sequence ATGAATACTAAAAAGAATTATGAATCTATTGCTGAAGAAGAACACGCTTCAGGAATAAATAAATTCTTACCAACCAAAAATCCGCTGAATACGTGGGGTATCGTTGTGCTTATTAGCACTTTCATACTCATGTTGGGATCAGCTTATCTTGTATATTTTCTGCAGAGTGATTTTACAGAGATCAATACTGCCCGAATGAATACTACTTGGGGTTATGCTTTCTTTATCCTTGCATCTGCCCTTTTCCTATATCGAGGAGCATTTTTTATCTATAATCTGGTGTTGTATTTCAAGTACAAGCCAATAGAATCTGTATCTAACGAAGAATTACCAACCTGTACCGTGATCGTTCCAGCTTATAACGAGGGAAAACAGGTGTATGCTACGCTTATTAGCCTCGCAGAAAGTGAATATCCTACAGAAAAACTACAGTTATTAGCAATCGATGATGGTAGTAAGGATGATACCTGGAGCTGGATGCAGGAAGCTAAAAAAGTTTTGGGTGATCGTGTAGCGATTTACCAGCAGCCTGAAAATAAGGGAAAGAGACATGCATTGTACAGAGGTTTTAACCTTGGTACTGGTGAAGTTTTTGTGACTGTAGATAGTGATTCTGTAGTAAACGCAGATACTTTGAGAAATCTGGTAAGCCCATTCGTTGTTAATGAAAAATGTGGTGCCGTTGCAGGTAACATCAGAGTTCTGAATAACGAGAAAGCATTACTTCCAAAGATGTTAAACGTGAATTTCGTACTAAGTTTCGAATTTATGCGTTCTGCGGAAAGCACACTTGAATCTGTACTTTGTACTCCTGGTGCATTGGCAGCATATCGTGCAAGTGCTGTTTTTGAATGTCTTCCTGAGTGGATCAACCAGACTTTTATGGGGAAACCTTCAGATATCGGTGAAGACAGAGCTATGACTAACATGATTCTTAAGCAGGGACAACACGTTCTTTTCCAGAGAAACGCGTATGCATACACCAATGTACCTGAGCAATATAAAGGTCTTTATAAGATGTTTATTAGATGGGGGCGAAGTAATGTGCGTGAGAATATTGCCATGTCTAAATATGTATTTACTCAGTTTAGAGAAGGTTCAACTCTTGGATCAAGACTGTTGTTCATCAACCAGTTCCTGAAGATCATTATGAGTTATCCATTGATTATGATCATGCTATTTTTCGTGATCTCTCACCCACTTTTATTCCTTAGCTCAACATTTCTGGGAATTATGGTTTATTCAAGTTTCCCGGTATTGTTCTATGCGAAAAGATATAAGCTATCAGAATCATTGTGGGCTTACTCATACAGTATTCTACACACTTTCGGACTATTCTGGATCACCCCTTATGCGATTGCAACAGCTAGCAGAAGTGGATGGTTAACTAGAGAACTAAGTGTAAAGAAATAA
- a CDS encoding carbohydrate kinase: MSKRIKAVCFGEVLYDVFPDMERIGGAPLNVAVRLSSLGIDAEMISKVGVDSRGDELLDYLRTQGVETGNILKDETRETGAVDVKLSQSGSASYTIKYPAAWDGIVATETIEKSVSRSDAFIFGSLICRDDVSRKTLFDLIPKASYRVLDFNLRPPHYSTDLLAELIQHAEFIKFNDDELFEIAKMLGSEYNSLEQNLLFIAVKSNAETICVTKGRHGAVLMHDKKLYYNSGYQVKVKDTVGAGDSFLGTLLAKMLQGEKPQVALDTACAMGALVAAKEGANPVISEELLHRFMNPMDAKKGK; encoded by the coding sequence ATGTCAAAAAGGATAAAAGCGGTTTGTTTTGGTGAGGTTTTGTATGACGTGTTTCCTGATATGGAACGAATTGGTGGCGCACCGCTTAATGTCGCAGTAAGGTTAAGCAGTCTCGGTATAGATGCTGAAATGATCAGTAAGGTTGGCGTTGATTCCAGGGGAGACGAATTGCTGGACTACCTCAGAACTCAGGGTGTTGAAACCGGTAATATCTTAAAGGATGAAACTCGTGAGACAGGAGCGGTGGATGTAAAACTTTCTCAAAGTGGTTCGGCCAGCTACACGATTAAATATCCGGCAGCCTGGGATGGAATTGTCGCTACTGAAACTATCGAGAAATCAGTTTCCCGTAGTGATGCATTTATCTTCGGAAGTTTGATCTGCCGTGATGATGTAAGCAGAAAGACCTTGTTCGATCTTATACCGAAAGCGTCTTACAGGGTTTTGGACTTCAATTTGAGACCACCACATTATTCAACAGATCTCCTGGCTGAATTGATCCAGCATGCAGAATTCATCAAATTTAATGATGATGAATTGTTTGAAATCGCAAAAATGTTAGGTTCAGAATATAATTCACTGGAGCAGAATCTTCTATTTATTGCGGTGAAATCCAATGCTGAAACTATTTGCGTTACGAAAGGAAGACATGGTGCTGTTCTAATGCATGATAAAAAACTTTATTATAATTCTGGTTACCAGGTAAAAGTCAAAGACACAGTAGGAGCTGGCGATTCATTTTTAGGTACGCTGCTGGCGAAAATGCTTCAAGGAGAAAAGCCTCAGGTAGCATTAGATACAGCTTGTGCGATGGGCGCTTTAGTAGCGGCAAAAGAAGGTGCCAACCCGGTAATTTCAGAAGAATTATTGCACAGGTTCATGAATCCAATGGATGCTAAAAAAGGTAAATAA
- a CDS encoding glycoside hydrolase family 32 protein → MNKIKFGLTSLAVCCLFFNSCKDQNSEETSEEIAQTEVEENSDEAYRPNFHFTPEKNWMNDPNGMFYLDGTYHLYFQYYPDDNVWGPMHWGHATSKDMITWEEQEIALFPDEKGYIFSGSAVVDKNNTSGFGENGKTPVVAIFTYHEPKRAEKGEKDYQSQAIAYSLDKGMTWTKYEGNPVLPNPGIENFRDPKVTWDEEHKQWLMALATTEKTLFYTSQDLKEWKKVSEFGQGNGAHDGVWECPDFFPMQVEGTGETKWVLIQSLNPGGYNGGSGTQYFVGDFDGTTFTPEENMTNLEEKHDYWIDFGRDNYAGVTWSNVPEEDGRKLFLGWMSNWLYAQEVPTETWRSAMTIARELKLIKEDGQYLVTSQPVEELEKFRSEPVKKSALSAKEDLVLIDSSEIDLSKAEVKFSISGLEEDGNYHFTLSNEQGEQFVVNYDHSEQKFSMDRSKAGVNDFSDKFSGTPSTAPRITASNSMEVHMLLDKTSMELFIDNGKTVITEIFFSEQPWDTFSVGSEEKEFMVDSFEAYELNFNNQ, encoded by the coding sequence ATGAACAAGATTAAATTCGGTTTAACCTCACTGGCTGTTTGCTGCCTGTTTTTCAATTCGTGTAAGGATCAAAATTCTGAAGAAACTTCCGAAGAAATAGCTCAAACAGAAGTTGAGGAAAACAGTGACGAAGCCTATAGACCCAATTTTCATTTTACTCCGGAAAAGAACTGGATGAATGATCCGAACGGTATGTTCTATCTGGATGGTACCTATCACTTATATTTCCAGTATTATCCAGACGATAATGTTTGGGGTCCAATGCATTGGGGACATGCCACAAGTAAGGATATGATCACCTGGGAAGAACAGGAGATCGCATTGTTTCCAGATGAAAAAGGTTATATATTCTCAGGTAGTGCTGTGGTAGATAAAAACAATACTTCAGGATTCGGAGAGAATGGCAAAACTCCGGTGGTGGCTATTTTCACTTACCATGAACCAAAACGAGCTGAGAAAGGTGAGAAGGATTACCAGTCACAGGCGATCGCTTATAGTCTTGATAAAGGTATGACCTGGACAAAATATGAAGGCAATCCTGTGTTACCCAATCCAGGAATTGAAAATTTTAGAGATCCCAAAGTAACCTGGGATGAGGAACACAAGCAGTGGCTAATGGCTTTGGCAACGACCGAAAAAACTTTGTTCTATACTTCACAGGATCTGAAAGAATGGAAAAAAGTTTCTGAGTTTGGACAAGGGAATGGAGCACATGACGGAGTCTGGGAATGCCCGGATTTCTTTCCAATGCAGGTTGAAGGTACCGGTGAAACTAAATGGGTGCTGATTCAAAGTTTAAATCCTGGAGGCTATAATGGTGGATCTGGGACTCAGTATTTTGTAGGAGATTTTGATGGCACAACCTTTACGCCGGAAGAAAATATGACCAATCTGGAAGAAAAGCATGACTACTGGATAGACTTTGGAAGAGACAATTACGCTGGGGTGACCTGGTCTAATGTGCCAGAGGAAGATGGCAGGAAATTGTTTCTGGGGTGGATGTCTAACTGGTTATATGCACAGGAAGTGCCAACCGAAACCTGGAGAAGTGCGATGACCATTGCAAGAGAACTGAAGCTTATCAAAGAAGATGGACAATACCTGGTTACTTCCCAGCCGGTAGAGGAATTAGAAAAATTTAGAAGTGAACCAGTTAAAAAAAGCGCACTTTCAGCTAAGGAAGACCTGGTGTTAATCGATTCATCAGAGATCGATCTATCTAAAGCTGAGGTGAAATTCAGTATTTCTGGATTAGAGGAAGATGGCAACTACCATTTTACACTTTCTAATGAACAGGGAGAACAATTCGTGGTGAATTATGATCATTCAGAACAAAAATTCAGCATGGATAGAAGTAAGGCAGGAGTGAATGATTTTTCAGATAAGTTTTCCGGGACACCTTCAACGGCGCCGAGAATAACAGCGTCCAATTCTATGGAAGTTCATATGTTACTTGATAAAACCAGTATGGAATTATTCATCGATAATGGAAAGACCGTTATTACAGAGATCTTTTTTTCTGAGCAGCCATGGGATACTTTTTCGGTTGGTTCCGAAGAAAAAGAATTTATGGTGGATAGTTTTGAAGCCTATGAACTAAATTTTAATAATCAATAA
- a CDS encoding sugar porter family MFS transporter, with translation MNKIFFYSISAALAGFLFGFDTVVISGADKQLQALWGTSDAFHGSVVMAMALWGTVVGAIFGGIPTNKFGRKNTLIAIGILYFVSALGSSLVDDPYTFAFFRFLGGLGVGASTITAPAYVSEIAPANKRGKLVALYQFNIVLGILIAFLSNYLLRNTGEEPWRWMVGVEAIPAFLYILFVIGIPKSPRWLVSKGRMAEAKRILERINPGLDVSAKVQEIRTQSDSEATGENIFMKKYRFPLILAFLIAFFNQLSGINAFLYYAPRIFEAAGLGESTALLSSIGIGVVNLLFTLLGVFLIDKLGRKQLLLFGSIGYIISLSLVAAAFFLNWGGLWVPIFLFLFIASHAIGQGAVIWVFISEIFPNRLRASGQAFGSSTHWVLAAIIPSSIPYLFSTIGAGWVFAFFAFMMVLQLFFVIFMMPETKGKSLEELAEELSIKEISTTT, from the coding sequence ATGAATAAAATTTTCTTCTATTCCATAAGTGCAGCCCTTGCCGGGTTTCTTTTTGGATTTGATACAGTAGTAATTTCAGGAGCAGATAAACAATTACAGGCATTGTGGGGGACTTCAGATGCTTTCCATGGTTCTGTTGTGATGGCCATGGCTTTATGGGGTACTGTTGTTGGAGCGATCTTCGGAGGTATTCCTACAAATAAATTCGGTAGAAAAAATACATTGATCGCTATTGGAATTCTGTATTTCGTATCTGCCCTGGGTTCATCCCTGGTAGACGATCCTTATACCTTTGCATTCTTTAGATTTCTGGGTGGACTTGGAGTAGGAGCTTCTACCATCACCGCACCAGCGTATGTATCTGAAATAGCACCGGCCAATAAACGTGGTAAACTAGTTGCCCTGTACCAGTTCAATATCGTTCTGGGGATTCTTATCGCTTTTCTTTCCAATTACCTGTTAAGAAATACCGGAGAAGAACCATGGAGATGGATGGTTGGTGTAGAGGCTATTCCAGCTTTCCTGTATATTCTTTTTGTTATTGGGATTCCTAAGAGTCCGCGTTGGTTGGTCTCTAAAGGAAGAATGGCCGAGGCTAAACGCATTCTGGAAAGGATCAATCCAGGATTAGACGTTAGTGCCAAAGTTCAGGAGATCAGAACACAATCTGATTCTGAAGCTACCGGTGAGAATATCTTTATGAAAAAGTACCGTTTTCCGCTTATTCTGGCATTTTTAATTGCATTTTTCAATCAGTTATCCGGTATCAATGCATTCCTGTATTATGCCCCGAGAATTTTTGAAGCTGCCGGACTTGGAGAAAGTACAGCCTTGTTAAGCAGTATTGGAATTGGAGTTGTAAACCTGTTGTTCACTTTATTAGGAGTGTTTCTTATTGATAAACTTGGTCGAAAACAACTCTTGCTGTTTGGATCGATAGGCTATATTATATCTCTTTCACTGGTTGCAGCTGCATTCTTTCTGAATTGGGGAGGTTTATGGGTACCAATATTTTTATTTCTGTTTATAGCGTCGCACGCCATAGGACAGGGAGCGGTTATCTGGGTATTTATTTCTGAAATATTCCCTAACAGATTACGAGCTTCAGGACAGGCATTTGGAAGTTCAACTCACTGGGTGCTTGCCGCGATCATCCCTTCCAGTATTCCGTATTTATTCAGTACAATTGGTGCCGGCTGGGTTTTCGCCTTCTTTGCCTTCATGATGGTGCTACAACTGTTTTTCGTTATTTTTATGATGCCAGAAACCAAAGGGAAATCTCTGGAAGAACTGGCGGAAGAATTATCCATTAAAGAAATTTCAACTACAACCTGA
- a CDS encoding TerC family protein translates to MEIFLQPDTWVALLTLTFLEIVLGIDNIIFISIVAGKVPEESQKKARIGGLSIALIMRILLLLSITWIIGLTEPVLTVADFELSWRDIILVAGGIFLLIKSTLEIHHKVEGQEENNTTEKGKKPTISFSSAIVQIVLLDIVFSFDSILTAVGLTDQIILMVIAVIVSIIVMMIFAKPVGEFVNNHPTIQILALSFLILIGVMLIVEGAHYHVPKGYIYFAVFFSLAIEMLNMRYRRKNT, encoded by the coding sequence ATGGAAATATTTCTACAACCAGATACCTGGGTAGCTCTTCTAACTCTTACTTTTCTGGAAATCGTTCTGGGGATAGACAATATTATTTTCATCTCTATAGTAGCAGGTAAAGTTCCCGAAGAGAGTCAGAAAAAAGCTAGAATAGGTGGTTTATCCATTGCCTTGATCATGCGTATTTTGTTGCTTTTAAGTATCACATGGATTATTGGGCTTACCGAACCTGTACTCACCGTGGCAGATTTTGAATTAAGCTGGCGGGATATTATCCTGGTCGCCGGTGGTATATTCTTATTAATAAAAAGTACTCTTGAAATTCATCATAAGGTAGAAGGACAGGAGGAAAATAATACGACCGAAAAAGGTAAAAAGCCAACGATAAGTTTTAGCTCTGCGATCGTACAGATCGTACTTCTGGATATCGTTTTCTCCTTTGATTCCATACTTACGGCCGTAGGTTTGACAGACCAAATTATCCTAATGGTGATAGCAGTAATTGTTTCCATCATCGTAATGATGATTTTCGCCAAACCTGTAGGAGAATTTGTAAATAATCATCCTACAATTCAGATCCTGGCATTATCATTTCTGATACTAATTGGAGTCATGCTTATCGTTGAAGGTGCACATTATCATGTTCCTAAAGGCTACATCTATTTTGCAGTATTCTTCTCTCTAGCTATAGAAATGTTGAATATGCGTTACCGTAGGAAGAACACTTAA
- a CDS encoding urea carboxylase-associated family protein, with the protein MIEVIKRQTGAAFRLRKGQKLKVIDPNGEQVSDMVLFNAKDTREKISSGKTLDFEESILISQGDHLWSNRSNKMMEILEDTNGRNDFLLAPCSPETFQIMYKNNEYHPSCFENLYTNLEKFEIQPDDIPTAFNIFMNVQFDTNGKLSVDPPLSKAGDYVLFEAKMDLIVALTACSAEDSNGGTFKPIHYEIID; encoded by the coding sequence ATGATCGAAGTAATCAAAAGACAAACTGGAGCGGCATTCAGACTGAGAAAAGGTCAGAAATTGAAAGTGATCGATCCAAACGGAGAACAGGTAAGCGATATGGTTCTTTTTAATGCAAAAGATACCCGGGAAAAGATCTCTTCCGGCAAAACTCTGGATTTTGAGGAAAGTATTTTGATTAGTCAGGGTGATCATCTCTGGAGTAACAGGAGTAATAAAATGATGGAGATCCTGGAAGATACGAACGGTAGAAATGACTTTTTGCTAGCGCCGTGCAGTCCTGAAACTTTCCAGATCATGTATAAGAATAATGAGTATCACCCAAGTTGTTTCGAAAATCTTTATACCAACCTGGAGAAGTTCGAAATTCAGCCAGATGATATTCCTACCGCATTCAATATTTTTATGAACGTTCAGTTCGACACTAATGGAAAACTTAGCGTAGATCCGCCTTTAAGCAAAGCCGGTGATTATGTTCTGTTCGAAGCGAAAATGGACCTTATAGTTGCTTTGACAGCATGTTCTGCCGAAGATAGCAATGGTGGAACCTTTAAGCCAATTCACTACGAAATTATCGATTAA
- a CDS encoding FMN-binding negative transcriptional regulator, protein MYRPKKYRKDEDEFILPFLRKFPFATFVLKGEHLLATHIPVLIDEFEEGKWSLFSHIANHNEQKEFLKDDVEVLVIFHGAHSYISSSWYEEADISTWDYSAVHVNGKIKLQSESELRESLSKLVANFEKEQENPLYYDKIPKKMLEDHLPQITGFWIEPVKVEGIAKLHQSYHSKDVERVVEKLDASEDPLKNQISEGIKNEHNL, encoded by the coding sequence ATGTACAGACCAAAAAAATACCGGAAAGATGAGGATGAATTTATTCTCCCATTTCTTCGGAAATTTCCATTTGCGACATTTGTTCTCAAGGGAGAACATCTTCTAGCCACGCATATTCCTGTGCTTATCGACGAATTTGAAGAAGGTAAATGGAGTTTATTTTCTCATATCGCAAACCATAATGAACAGAAAGAATTTCTGAAGGATGATGTTGAAGTATTAGTGATATTTCATGGTGCTCATTCTTATATTTCCTCTTCCTGGTATGAGGAAGCTGATATTAGTACCTGGGATTATTCGGCAGTGCATGTGAATGGAAAAATTAAACTTCAGTCGGAGTCAGAACTAAGAGAATCTCTTTCAAAGCTGGTAGCTAATTTCGAAAAAGAGCAGGAAAATCCTCTTTACTACGATAAAATTCCGAAGAAAATGCTGGAAGATCACCTTCCGCAGATCACGGGTTTCTGGATCGAACCGGTAAAAGTTGAAGGCATCGCAAAACTACATCAATCTTACCATTCTAAAGATGTGGAAAGAGTGGTTGAGAAATTAGATGCTTCAGAAGATCCTCTAAAAAATCAAATTTCAGAAGGCATTAAAAACGAACATAATTTATAA
- the gntA gene encoding guanitoxin biosynthesis heme-dependent pre-guanitoxin N-hydroxylase GntA — protein sequence MQVKERTRRKSLKAVSDEQIKAEYAEFILENEHPCIMAKTIFAMDQFILKTYDDFGSMEASARLLKDLKDYIEAYDFESNDFKTFLAVFPNSPEYSGINFEELLWKQLGNIHKLDNEQWDPAVSDDPKDENFSFSIAGKAFYVVGLHPNSSRKARQSPYTTLTFNLHWQFEKLREMGTYQKVRDRIRDRDVALQGSINPMLEDFGNNSEAKQYSGRKVDKEWKCPFH from the coding sequence ATGCAGGTGAAGGAAAGAACAAGACGAAAGAGTTTAAAAGCTGTTTCAGATGAACAGATAAAGGCAGAATATGCCGAATTCATTCTTGAGAATGAACACCCGTGTATCATGGCCAAGACAATTTTCGCCATGGACCAGTTTATTCTCAAAACTTATGATGACTTTGGTAGTATGGAAGCTTCTGCCAGATTATTAAAGGATTTGAAAGACTATATTGAAGCTTACGATTTTGAATCGAATGATTTCAAAACGTTCCTGGCGGTATTTCCAAATTCTCCGGAGTATTCTGGAATTAACTTCGAAGAATTACTATGGAAGCAGTTAGGCAATATTCATAAACTGGATAACGAGCAATGGGATCCTGCGGTTAGTGATGATCCTAAGGATGAAAATTTTAGTTTTAGCATTGCAGGAAAAGCTTTCTATGTTGTAGGATTGCATCCAAATTCTTCCAGAAAGGCGAGACAGAGTCCATATACTACTCTGACATTCAATTTACACTGGCAGTTCGAAAAACTCAGGGAAATGGGGACCTATCAAAAAGTTCGTGATAGAATTCGTGATCGGGACGTAGCTTTGCAGGGTTCGATCAACCCTATGTTGGAAGACTTTGGAAATAACAGTGAAGCCAAACAATATAGTGGGCGTAAAGTTGATAAAGAATGGAAATGCCCATTCCACTAG